The stretch of DNA AAATATATGGGGATAAAAAGTTTTATTACTATTCCTCTTCATTTTTTTCTATCTTTTTTACAAGAAGCACTGGACAGTGAGCTCTCTTACTTACTTTCTCAGCAACACTACCCAACAACAATTTATCAAGACCAGTTTTTCCAGTAGTCCCCATCACTATTAAATCCACATCTTTTCTTTTGGCATAATCTACGATTTCCTTTGCAGGAGTGCCTTCAAGAATTTCAGTTTTTATTTCCACACCCCTTTCTTTT from Methanothermococcus okinawensis IH1 encodes:
- a CDS encoding universal stress protein, which gives rise to MVYRKILIPTDSSEVSLEAARHALEIAKAMNSRVYAVYVVDIVPFIGLPTEGLWESMKVILEEEGKEALKKIEDMAKERGVEIKTEILEGTPAKEIVDYAKRKDVDLIVMGTTGKTGLDKLLLGSVAEKVSKRAHCPVLLVKKIEKNEEE